From Nocardia sp. XZ_19_385, the proteins below share one genomic window:
- a CDS encoding rhomboid family intramembrane serine protease translates to MNPQPPAPTCVRHPDRPTGLACTRCGRPACPECLRPASVGQHCVDCVREGQRGTRQVRTVAGAVAGKTAAPYVTYALIVLNVAIYAITAWQSKNLVDNAQGGTNFFTSRLFYDWVLVPAAVSNGDWIRVIGSGFLHYGPIHLALNMFALWIIGRTLEPPLGRLRYLAIYLVSMIAGAAACMVFQGPLEATAGASGAVYGLFGAITVLLLRLRQNANQMFILIGINLFISFSIPHLSIAGHLGGLVAGTLAAFGLLYLPERLGAKSQEAARSIGWASIAAIGLISLVIIAVRAITLT, encoded by the coding sequence ATGAACCCGCAGCCGCCCGCACCGACGTGCGTCCGCCACCCTGATCGCCCTACCGGATTGGCGTGCACCCGCTGCGGGCGTCCTGCTTGTCCCGAATGCCTGCGACCCGCCTCGGTCGGACAGCACTGCGTCGACTGTGTGCGCGAGGGCCAGCGCGGGACTCGGCAGGTCCGGACCGTCGCGGGCGCGGTGGCCGGCAAGACGGCCGCGCCCTACGTGACCTACGCGCTGATCGTCCTGAACGTGGCGATCTACGCGATCACCGCCTGGCAGTCCAAGAACCTGGTCGACAACGCTCAGGGCGGGACGAACTTCTTCACCTCGCGCCTGTTCTACGACTGGGTGCTGGTCCCCGCAGCGGTGTCCAACGGTGACTGGATTCGGGTGATCGGCTCGGGCTTCCTGCACTACGGCCCGATCCACCTGGCGCTGAATATGTTCGCGCTGTGGATCATCGGCCGCACGCTGGAGCCGCCGCTCGGCCGGCTGCGCTATCTCGCGATCTACCTGGTCTCGATGATCGCCGGCGCCGCGGCCTGCATGGTCTTCCAGGGGCCACTCGAGGCGACGGCCGGTGCGTCGGGCGCGGTGTACGGCCTGTTCGGCGCGATCACGGTGCTGCTGCTGCGCTTGCGGCAGAACGCGAATCAGATGTTCATCCTGATCGGCATCAACCTGTTCATCAGCTTCTCGATCCCGCACCTGTCGATCGCGGGGCACCTCGGTGGGCTGGTCGCGGGCACGCTGGCCGCGTTCGGCCTGCTGTATCTGCCCGAGCGGCTCGGCGCGAAATCGCAGGAGGCGGCGCGCAGCATCGGCTGGGCGAGCATTGCCGCGATCGGGCTGATTTCGCTGGTGATCATCGCGGTCCGGGCGATCACGCTGACCTGA
- a CDS encoding PH domain-containing protein codes for MRTDSALTWSTRTPMLVAVTVGGVILTGAAVLSTDGASRLLIGLAATGLLGFALLGYRQRPRLTIIPGSEPRLVVRSLTGPSEYSRDQIIRARIVSYRRLGRKNPMLEIDVDDNGTERLLIFGRWDLGTNPEDVFDTLVEHGLASLA; via the coding sequence ATGCGCACCGATTCCGCCCTGACCTGGTCCACTCGGACCCCCATGCTGGTCGCGGTCACGGTCGGCGGTGTCATCCTCACCGGCGCGGCCGTGCTCAGCACTGACGGCGCCAGCCGCCTGCTGATCGGCCTCGCCGCCACCGGCCTGCTGGGGTTCGCGCTGCTCGGCTACCGGCAGCGGCCGCGGCTCACCATCATCCCGGGGTCCGAACCCCGCCTGGTGGTGCGCTCCCTGACCGGCCCGTCCGAGTACTCCCGCGACCAGATCATCCGCGCCCGCATCGTGAGCTACCGCCGCCTCGGCCGCAAGAATCCGATGCTCGAGATCGATGTCGACGACAACGGCACCGAACGGCTGCTCATCTTCGGCCGCTGGGATCTCGGCACCAACCCGGAAGACGTGTTCGACACCCTTGTCGAACACGGCCTCGCCAGCCTCGCCTGA
- the crgA gene encoding cell division protein CrgA has product MPKSKVRKKTDYTINPASRTPVKIKGGPSPVWYVAIMLGFMVAGLLWLLVYYLAAEKITWMNDLNAWNFLIGFGLMVVGLIMTMRWR; this is encoded by the coding sequence ATGCCGAAGTCGAAGGTCCGTAAGAAGACCGACTACACGATCAACCCCGCCAGCCGGACTCCGGTCAAAATCAAGGGCGGCCCGTCGCCCGTCTGGTACGTGGCGATCATGCTGGGCTTCATGGTGGCCGGGCTGCTGTGGCTGCTGGTGTACTACCTGGCGGCCGAGAAGATCACCTGGATGAACGATCTCAACGCCTGGAACTTCCTGATCGGTTTCGGCCTCATGGTGGTCGGCCTGATCATGACCATGCGCTGGCGCTGA
- a CDS encoding aminodeoxychorismate/anthranilate synthase component II: MRVLVVDNYDSFVFNLVQYLGQLGAEAVVWRNDDAQLADLDAVVADFDGILISPGPGSPDRAGASIPLVHACAKSATPLLGVCLGHQAIGEAFGATVTRAPELLHGKTSLVFHSGKGVLAGLPDPFTATRYHSLTVPEDTLPAEIEVTGRTESGIVMAVRHRDLPIHGVQFHPESVLTQGGHRMLANWLEVCGERPAEGLVEMLESEVAALVTQ, translated from the coding sequence ATGCGCGTACTCGTCGTCGACAACTACGACAGCTTCGTCTTCAACCTGGTGCAGTACCTGGGCCAGCTCGGAGCCGAGGCCGTGGTCTGGCGCAACGACGACGCACAGCTCGCCGACTTGGACGCCGTAGTCGCCGATTTCGACGGCATTCTGATCAGCCCCGGCCCCGGTTCGCCGGACCGTGCGGGCGCCAGCATTCCGCTGGTGCATGCCTGTGCGAAGTCCGCGACCCCGCTGCTCGGCGTGTGTCTGGGCCATCAGGCGATCGGTGAGGCGTTCGGCGCCACCGTCACGCGCGCACCGGAGCTGCTGCACGGTAAGACCTCGCTGGTGTTCCACAGCGGCAAGGGCGTGCTGGCGGGCCTGCCCGACCCCTTCACCGCCACTCGCTACCACTCGCTGACGGTCCCCGAGGACACCCTCCCGGCCGAGATCGAGGTCACCGGCCGCACCGAATCCGGCATCGTGATGGCCGTGCGCCACCGCGACCTGCCGATCCACGGCGTCCAGTTCCACCCCGAGTCCGTCCTCACCCAAGGCGGCCACCGCATGCTCGCGAACTGGCTCGAGGTGTGCGGCGAACGCCCCGCCGAGGGCCTGGTCGAAATGCTCGAATCGGAGGTCGCTGCGCTGGTGACGCAGTGA
- a CDS encoding dihydrofolate reductase family protein, which translates to MTLRPHVVLSVAVSLDGYIDDASPDRLKLSDTADFDRVDQVRAESDAILVGAETLRRDNPRLLVNSAERRAARSAAGKPEYPLKVTVTASGDLDPAWRFWHHGGDKLVYTTDAGVARIGKQLSGLAEVVSLGAVVDFAALLADLGKRGTTQLMVEGGTRIHTEFLAADLADELHLAVAPILVGDPAAPRFAGPAAYPGGPHRRLRLADVAQVGDMAVLRYTRPA; encoded by the coding sequence GTGACCCTGCGCCCCCATGTGGTGCTCTCGGTAGCGGTCAGCCTCGACGGCTACATCGACGACGCGAGTCCGGACCGCTTGAAACTGTCGGACACCGCGGATTTCGACCGCGTCGATCAGGTCCGCGCCGAGTCCGACGCGATCCTGGTCGGCGCGGAAACCCTGCGCCGCGACAACCCCCGCCTCCTGGTGAACAGTGCCGAACGCCGCGCCGCCCGCAGCGCCGCGGGCAAGCCGGAGTACCCGCTGAAGGTGACCGTCACGGCGAGCGGTGATTTGGATCCGGCCTGGCGCTTCTGGCACCACGGCGGCGACAAGCTCGTCTACACGACCGACGCCGGCGTCGCCCGGATCGGCAAGCAGCTGTCCGGGCTGGCCGAAGTGGTCAGCCTCGGCGCGGTCGTCGACTTCGCCGCCCTGCTGGCCGATCTCGGCAAGCGCGGCACCACCCAGCTGATGGTCGAGGGCGGCACCCGCATCCATACCGAGTTCCTCGCCGCCGACCTGGCCGACGAACTGCATCTCGCCGTCGCCCCCATCCTGGTCGGCGACCCGGCCGCGCCACGCTTCGCCGGACCCGCTGCCTATCCCGGTGGGCCACACCGCCGTTTGCGGTTGGCGGATGTCGCGCAGGTCGGAGACATGGCCGTGCTGCGCTACACCCGCCCCGCCTGA
- a CDS encoding deaminase, with protein sequence MTADDTDHQFMRRAIELARECPPSATAFSVGAVVVADGVEIATGFSRETDEKVHAEESALDKLGDEDARLGRATIYSTLEPCSQRASAGRAPCTERILRAGIPRVVIAWREPTTFVTNCVGVENLRQHGVEVLELADLADEAMAMNRHLDLS encoded by the coding sequence ATGACCGCTGACGATACCGATCACCAGTTCATGCGCAGGGCAATCGAACTCGCGCGCGAGTGCCCGCCGAGTGCGACGGCGTTCTCGGTGGGAGCGGTGGTCGTCGCGGATGGGGTGGAGATCGCGACGGGGTTCTCCCGGGAGACCGACGAGAAGGTACATGCCGAAGAGTCGGCGCTCGACAAGTTGGGCGACGAGGACGCGCGGCTGGGGCGCGCGACGATCTACAGCACGCTGGAACCCTGTTCGCAGCGGGCGAGCGCGGGGCGCGCGCCGTGCACGGAACGGATTCTGCGCGCGGGGATTCCGCGGGTGGTCATCGCGTGGCGGGAGCCGACGACATTTGTGACGAACTGTGTGGGTGTGGAGAACCTCCGGCAGCACGGCGTCGAAGTGCTCGAGTTGGCCGATCTCGCGGACGAGGCGATGGCGATGAACCGGCACCTCGACCTGTCGTAA
- a CDS encoding CBS domain-containing protein yields the protein MTTARDIMRPGAHWISMDDTVGKAARLMAELGVGCLIVSDDNERMRGIITDRDIVVKCVAQGKSPGATKAADLCEATPRWVPADADVEEVLDEMEGHRVKRVPVIDEDKRLVGMISEADLAKHLDDNQLGEWVNSIYGRP from the coding sequence ATGACCACTGCCCGCGACATCATGCGTCCCGGCGCGCACTGGATCTCCATGGACGACACCGTCGGCAAAGCCGCGCGGCTCATGGCCGAACTCGGCGTCGGATGCCTGATCGTCTCCGACGACAACGAGCGCATGCGCGGCATCATCACCGACCGCGACATCGTCGTGAAGTGCGTCGCCCAGGGCAAGTCCCCCGGCGCCACCAAGGCCGCCGACCTCTGCGAGGCCACCCCGCGCTGGGTTCCCGCCGACGCCGACGTCGAGGAGGTGCTCGACGAAATGGAAGGCCACCGCGTCAAACGCGTACCGGTGATCGACGAGGACAAGCGGCTCGTCGGCATGATCAGCGAAGCCGACCTGGCCAAGCACCTGGACGACAATCAGCTCGGCGAATGGGTCAACTCCATCTACGGCCGCCCATAG
- the pknB gene encoding Stk1 family PASTA domain-containing Ser/Thr kinase has translation MTTPKNLGSRYELGEIIGFGGMSEVHKARDLRLSRDVAIKVLRADLARDPTFYLRFKREAQNAAALNHPAIVAVYDTGEAEVDGGPLPYIVMEYVDGDTLRDIVRGKGPLPPRRAMEVVADVCAALDFSHKAGIVHRDMKPANIMINRAGAVKVMDFGIARALADSSNPMTQTAAVIGTAQYLSPEQARGETVDARSDVYSVGCVLFEILTGEPPFTGDSPVAVAYQHVREDPRLPSHVYAGVPRELDSVILKAMSKNPANRYQTAAEMRADLIRVLGGQKPSAPMVMTDEDRTTVFDSDEPSSRGYRMVERRDDTAEQEATDPGGPRRTWLAVGVAAAVAVAFALFWVLIGPGSRPDQVAIPDLSNKSQSQAKDALQKLGFNVAVEQKPDGKIAQGNVIATQPLGGSRIDKGSTVTLVVSTGPQQVPVPRLDGMTQQQAEQVLNSQGLRMDPNVQRKPSSQQEKDKVIGTEPSAGSKVDLDEAIIVTLGDGPEKVRVPSVVGQDISLAQPNLEGSAGFTVSIEEVPSSKPKGEVLSTSPSGGTQADKGSKVTVQVSSGEITMPSVTGMTPSQAVEVLRSKGWTGSASQIVQQPQGTFDTGSVGRILGQSPATGAPLSKTATITISVGVLGPP, from the coding sequence ATGACGACCCCGAAGAATCTCGGTTCTCGCTACGAGCTCGGCGAGATCATCGGATTCGGCGGTATGTCCGAGGTTCACAAGGCCCGTGACCTGCGGCTGAGCCGCGATGTCGCGATCAAGGTCTTGCGTGCGGACCTCGCGCGTGACCCCACGTTCTATCTGCGTTTCAAGCGCGAGGCGCAGAACGCGGCCGCACTGAACCATCCGGCCATCGTCGCGGTGTACGACACCGGCGAGGCCGAGGTGGACGGCGGCCCGCTGCCCTACATCGTGATGGAGTACGTCGACGGCGACACCCTGCGCGATATCGTGCGCGGCAAGGGCCCGCTGCCGCCGCGCCGCGCGATGGAGGTCGTCGCCGACGTCTGTGCCGCACTGGATTTCAGCCACAAGGCCGGAATCGTGCACCGCGATATGAAGCCCGCCAACATCATGATCAACCGCGCGGGCGCGGTGAAGGTGATGGACTTCGGCATCGCGCGCGCCCTCGCCGACAGCTCCAACCCGATGACCCAGACCGCGGCCGTAATCGGTACCGCGCAATATCTTTCGCCCGAGCAGGCCCGCGGTGAAACCGTGGACGCGCGCTCGGACGTGTACTCCGTCGGCTGTGTGCTCTTCGAAATCCTCACCGGCGAACCGCCTTTCACCGGTGACTCGCCGGTCGCGGTGGCCTACCAGCATGTCCGCGAGGATCCGCGGCTGCCCTCGCACGTCTACGCCGGCGTCCCGCGCGAGCTCGACTCGGTGATCCTCAAGGCGATGAGCAAGAACCCGGCCAACCGGTATCAGACCGCGGCCGAGATGCGCGCCGACCTGATCCGGGTGCTCGGTGGGCAGAAGCCCAGCGCGCCGATGGTGATGACCGACGAAGACCGCACCACCGTCTTCGACTCCGATGAGCCTTCCTCGCGCGGCTACCGCATGGTGGAGCGCCGGGACGACACCGCCGAGCAGGAGGCCACCGATCCCGGCGGCCCCCGGCGCACCTGGCTCGCGGTGGGCGTCGCGGCCGCGGTGGCGGTGGCGTTCGCCCTGTTCTGGGTGCTGATCGGCCCGGGCAGCCGGCCGGATCAGGTTGCCATTCCGGATCTTTCGAACAAATCGCAGTCCCAGGCCAAGGATGCGCTGCAGAAGCTCGGCTTCAACGTCGCGGTGGAGCAGAAGCCGGACGGCAAGATCGCCCAGGGCAATGTGATCGCCACCCAGCCGCTGGGTGGTTCCCGCATCGACAAGGGCAGCACCGTCACCCTGGTGGTTTCCACGGGGCCGCAGCAGGTGCCGGTGCCCCGGCTGGACGGGATGACGCAGCAGCAGGCCGAGCAGGTGCTCAATTCGCAAGGCCTGCGCATGGATCCGAACGTGCAGCGCAAGCCGTCCAGTCAGCAGGAGAAGGACAAGGTCATCGGCACCGAACCCTCGGCGGGTTCCAAGGTCGATCTCGACGAGGCCATCATCGTCACCCTCGGCGACGGGCCGGAGAAGGTGCGGGTGCCCTCGGTCGTCGGCCAGGACATCAGCTTGGCCCAGCCGAACCTGGAGGGCAGCGCCGGTTTCACGGTCAGCATCGAAGAGGTCCCGTCGTCCAAGCCGAAGGGTGAGGTGCTTTCGACCAGCCCGTCCGGCGGCACCCAGGCCGATAAGGGCTCCAAGGTGACCGTGCAGGTGTCCAGTGGCGAGATCACCATGCCCAGCGTGACCGGCATGACGCCGTCCCAGGCCGTGGAGGTGCTGCGCTCGAAGGGCTGGACCGGCAGCGCGAGCCAGATCGTCCAGCAGCCGCAGGGCACCTTCGACACGGGCAGCGTGGGACGCATCCTCGGACAATCTCCGGCAACCGGCGCTCCACTGTCCAAGACCGCCACAATCACCATCTCAGTCGGCGTTCTCGGCCCGCCGTGA
- a CDS encoding protein kinase: MLNNGALIADRYRLQRLIATGGMGQVWEALDTRLDRRVAVKVLKAEFSADPTFRHRFRTEAKTTALLNAAGIAGIYDYGETYDPSAGETAYLVMELVQGEPLNTVLNRLGRLSVVQGLDMLEQTGRALEVAHAAGVVHRDVKPGNILVTPTGQVKITDFGIAKAVDASPVTKTGMVMGTAQYIAPEQAVGEDATSSSDVYSLGVVGYEALAGQRPFTGDGAITVAMKHVRDDPPPMPSDLPPNVRELIEITMRKDPKQRYASGGEFADAVAAVRAGHRPPEPKGAAATGTGPFTEGATRVLPPGPTVILPAPQQDGPTVPYNGAAASTYGAPATAMNPGSTATPPPKPAGLTNTQKWLIGLGIGALLLGGAAAWLAFGGDTNPQPDRPVVTTTLVPPTTTKPPVTTTTRPAPPPPPVTTTAPPPTTTVPPTTTTEPPTTTTEPPTTTTKPPTTTPVPSTTKTGKTTTDRPPYFPTLDLPFPDSPGARGPSSTRSVPTPSQGQQ; encoded by the coding sequence ATGCTGAACAACGGCGCGCTGATCGCCGACCGCTACCGCCTGCAACGGCTCATCGCCACGGGCGGAATGGGTCAGGTCTGGGAGGCTCTCGACACCCGCCTGGATCGCCGGGTCGCGGTGAAGGTGCTCAAGGCGGAGTTCTCCGCCGATCCCACCTTCCGGCACCGGTTCCGCACCGAGGCCAAAACCACCGCCCTGCTGAACGCTGCCGGCATCGCGGGGATCTACGACTACGGCGAGACCTACGACCCGTCCGCGGGTGAAACCGCCTACCTGGTCATGGAATTGGTCCAGGGCGAGCCGCTGAACACGGTGCTGAACCGGCTCGGCCGGCTCTCGGTGGTGCAGGGCCTGGACATGCTGGAGCAGACCGGGCGCGCGCTCGAGGTGGCCCATGCCGCCGGCGTGGTGCACCGGGATGTGAAGCCGGGCAACATTCTCGTGACGCCGACCGGTCAGGTGAAGATCACCGACTTCGGTATCGCCAAGGCCGTGGACGCCTCACCGGTCACCAAGACCGGCATGGTGATGGGCACCGCCCAGTACATCGCGCCGGAGCAGGCCGTCGGCGAGGACGCGACCTCCTCCAGTGACGTGTACTCGCTCGGCGTGGTCGGCTACGAGGCGCTGGCGGGTCAGCGCCCGTTCACCGGCGACGGCGCGATCACCGTGGCGATGAAGCATGTCCGGGATGATCCGCCGCCGATGCCGTCGGACTTACCGCCGAACGTGCGTGAGCTCATCGAGATCACCATGCGCAAAGACCCGAAGCAGCGCTATGCCAGCGGCGGCGAGTTCGCCGACGCGGTGGCCGCGGTGCGTGCGGGTCATCGCCCGCCGGAGCCGAAGGGCGCGGCCGCCACGGGGACCGGTCCGTTCACCGAGGGCGCCACCCGGGTGCTGCCGCCCGGCCCGACGGTGATCCTGCCCGCGCCACAGCAGGACGGCCCGACCGTGCCCTACAACGGCGCCGCCGCAAGCACTTACGGTGCGCCGGCGACGGCGATGAACCCGGGCAGCACGGCCACCCCGCCGCCCAAGCCCGCCGGTCTCACCAATACCCAGAAGTGGCTCATCGGCCTCGGCATCGGCGCGCTCCTGCTCGGCGGCGCCGCCGCCTGGCTGGCGTTCGGCGGCGACACCAATCCGCAGCCGGATCGTCCCGTCGTGACCACCACGCTGGTCCCGCCGACCACGACCAAGCCGCCGGTCACCACGACGACGCGGCCGGCTCCGCCCCCGCCGCCGGTTACCACCACGGCGCCGCCGCCGACCACCACGGTGCCGCCGACTACCACGACCGAACCGCCGACGACCACCACGGAACCGCCGACGACCACCACCAAACCGCCGACGACGACGCCGGTCCCGAGCACCACGAAGACGGGCAAGACGACCACCGACCGGCCCCCGTACTTCCCCACCCTCGACTTACCATTTCCGGATAGCCCCGGTGCTCGAGGCCCCTCCTCCACTCGTAGCGTGCCTACTCCTTCACAAGGACAACAATGA
- a CDS encoding penicillin-binding protein 2, with protein sequence MNTPLRRVAVAVMLMIVALLINATYVQVSIGPFGKADSLRHDPRNSRVLLDEYSRQRGQISASGTVMASSVATDDRYKYLRTYPTEPAAYAPVTGFYSMQYGSNGLEKAEDSVLNGSDSQLFGRRLIDMISGRDPRGANVLTTLNPTMQQVAYDQLTAKGYTGSVVAIEPSTGKILTMVSTPSYDPNLLSGHDGARGTQAWEELSRDKSKPMLNRAVSQTYPPGSTFKVVTTAAALQDGIATPEDQFTAANQIELPGTKTTLENYNGSHCGSGSTASLYDAFRLSCNTAFAELSQKIGASNLKDAAAAFGVGPSRGIPIPVAESTVGSIPDNAALAQSSIGQRDVALTPLENAVIAATVANGGVRMEPYLVDSLQAPDLSELSKTKPVSVGQAVSAPVASQLTSMMIASEQNTAGGQQNRGYTIASKTGTAEHGENPRNTPPHAWYIAFAPAQNPTIAIAVIVENGGDRALAATGGSVAAPIARAVLDAGLRGG encoded by the coding sequence ATGAACACTCCCCTACGGCGGGTCGCCGTCGCGGTCATGCTAATGATCGTCGCGCTGCTGATCAACGCCACCTACGTGCAGGTCTCCATCGGCCCCTTCGGGAAGGCCGACAGCCTGCGCCACGATCCGCGCAACTCCCGGGTGCTGCTCGACGAGTACTCGCGCCAGCGCGGCCAGATCTCCGCGAGCGGCACCGTCATGGCCAGTTCGGTCGCCACCGACGACCGCTACAAGTACCTGCGCACCTACCCGACCGAGCCGGCCGCCTACGCCCCGGTCACCGGCTTCTACTCGATGCAGTACGGCAGCAACGGGCTGGAGAAGGCCGAGGATTCGGTGCTCAACGGCTCCGACAGCCAGCTGTTCGGGCGCCGGCTCATCGACATGATCTCCGGCCGCGACCCGCGCGGCGCGAACGTGCTCACCACGCTCAACCCGACGATGCAGCAGGTGGCCTACGACCAGCTGACCGCCAAGGGCTATACCGGTTCGGTCGTCGCGATCGAGCCCAGCACCGGCAAGATCCTCACCATGGTCTCCACGCCCAGCTACGACCCGAACCTGCTGTCCGGGCACGACGGCGCGCGCGGCACCCAGGCGTGGGAGGAACTGAGCCGGGACAAGTCCAAGCCGATGCTCAACCGCGCTGTCTCCCAGACCTATCCGCCCGGGTCCACCTTCAAGGTGGTGACCACCGCGGCCGCGTTGCAGGACGGCATCGCGACCCCGGAGGACCAGTTCACCGCCGCCAATCAGATCGAACTGCCCGGCACGAAAACCACGCTGGAGAACTACAACGGCTCGCACTGCGGCAGCGGCAGCACCGCCTCGCTGTACGACGCGTTCCGGTTGTCCTGCAACACCGCCTTCGCCGAACTCAGCCAGAAGATCGGCGCATCCAACCTCAAGGACGCCGCCGCCGCGTTCGGCGTCGGCCCGAGCCGCGGCATCCCGATCCCGGTCGCCGAATCCACCGTGGGTTCGATTCCCGACAACGCGGCGCTGGCGCAGAGCAGCATCGGGCAGCGCGACGTGGCCCTGACTCCGCTGGAGAACGCGGTCATCGCCGCCACCGTCGCCAACGGCGGCGTCCGGATGGAGCCATACCTGGTCGATTCGCTGCAGGCTCCGGACCTCAGCGAGTTGTCCAAGACCAAGCCGGTCTCGGTCGGCCAGGCCGTGAGCGCCCCGGTCGCCTCCCAGCTGACCAGCATGATGATCGCTTCGGAGCAGAACACCGCGGGCGGTCAGCAGAACCGCGGCTACACCATCGCGTCCAAGACCGGAACCGCCGAGCACGGCGAGAATCCGCGCAATACGCCGCCCCACGCCTGGTACATCGCCTTCGCCCCGGCGCAGAACCCGACCATCGCCATCGCGGTGATCGTGGAGAACGGCGGCGACCGGGCGCTGGCCGCCACCGGCGGTTCCGTGGCCGCGCCGATCGCGAGGGCCGTGCTGGACGCCGGTCTGCGAGGGGGCTGA